One Chlorobaculum limnaeum genomic window carries:
- a CDS encoding B12-binding domain-containing radical SAM protein has product MNILLLYPEFPDTFWSFKHALKFVKKKASLPPLGLITVASMLPPAWQRRLVDLNVRKLRSEDISWADIAFVSAMAVQQESAREVIARCKATGLPVVAGGPLFTTGYTEFPEVDYFVLNEAEITLPRFIADLENGLPERYYTADEFPDLSCTPAPEWELLDMKQYASMAIQFSRGCPYRCDFCNVTALFGHKIRTKSSSQIIAELEGLRKHGWKDSIFFVDDNFIAHRAYLKKELLPALIDWRQANGVTNKFYTECSINLADDDELMALMVSAGFNQVFIGIETPEDLALQACGKQHNTSRDMLDNVRRIQHAGIEVQGGFIVGFDSDTPSIFQKQIDFIQNSGIVTAMVGILQALPGTKLYERLKGEGRLLPHSSGDNADSNTNIVPVMDAELLRKGYREMMNQLYAPKFYYQRIRTLLQEYRPHQLKGRFRMSQFMAFLRSTVVLGVIGRERVHYWRMLAWTAVNRQQALPLAVTLAIYGHHFRKVCALHLKERQHATI; this is encoded by the coding sequence ATGAACATACTACTTCTCTATCCGGAATTTCCGGACACCTTCTGGAGCTTCAAGCACGCCCTCAAGTTCGTCAAAAAAAAGGCGTCGCTTCCTCCGCTCGGTCTGATTACCGTGGCATCGATGCTTCCACCCGCATGGCAGCGGCGACTGGTCGATCTCAATGTTCGCAAGCTCCGCAGCGAAGATATCTCATGGGCGGACATTGCCTTCGTCAGCGCCATGGCAGTACAGCAGGAGTCCGCTCGCGAGGTGATCGCGCGATGCAAGGCCACGGGATTGCCGGTGGTCGCCGGAGGCCCACTCTTCACCACCGGTTATACCGAATTTCCCGAAGTTGATTACTTCGTGCTGAACGAGGCGGAAATCACCCTGCCACGATTCATCGCCGACCTCGAAAATGGCCTTCCCGAGCGATATTACACCGCCGATGAATTCCCCGATCTCTCATGCACCCCAGCGCCTGAGTGGGAGCTGCTCGACATGAAACAGTACGCATCGATGGCCATCCAGTTCTCGCGCGGCTGCCCGTATCGCTGCGATTTCTGCAACGTCACAGCGCTCTTCGGCCACAAAATCCGCACCAAATCCAGTTCGCAGATCATCGCCGAGCTGGAGGGACTGCGAAAACACGGATGGAAGGACAGCATCTTTTTCGTCGACGACAACTTCATCGCCCACCGCGCGTACCTGAAAAAGGAGCTTCTGCCTGCGCTGATCGACTGGAGACAAGCCAATGGGGTAACGAACAAGTTTTACACGGAGTGCTCGATCAATCTTGCCGACGATGACGAGTTGATGGCGCTGATGGTGTCGGCGGGCTTCAACCAGGTGTTCATCGGCATCGAAACGCCTGAAGACTTGGCCTTGCAGGCTTGCGGCAAGCAGCACAACACCTCGCGCGACATGCTCGATAACGTCCGGCGAATCCAGCACGCGGGCATCGAGGTGCAGGGAGGATTCATCGTGGGCTTCGACAGCGACACGCCGTCGATTTTTCAGAAACAGATCGACTTCATCCAGAACAGCGGCATCGTCACCGCGATGGTCGGCATTTTGCAGGCCCTGCCCGGCACGAAGCTCTACGAACGGCTGAAGGGCGAGGGACGGCTGCTGCCCCATTCGAGCGGCGACAATGCGGACAGCAACACCAACATCGTGCCGGTGATGGATGCCGAACTTTTGCGCAAAGGGTACCGGGAGATGATGAACCAGCTCTACGCGCCCAAATTTTACTATCAGCGAATCCGCACCTTGCTGCAGGAGTACCGGCCTCATCAACTGAAAGGGCGCTTCCGGATGAGCCAGTTCATGGCCTTCCTGCGCTCGACGGTCGTGCTCGGCGTCATCGGACGGGAGCGTGTCCATTACTGGCGAATGCTCGCCTGGACGGCTGTCAACCGCCAGCAGGCGCTGCCACTGGCCGTAACGCTGGCCATCTACGGCCACCACTTCCGGAAGGTATGCGCCCTGCATTTGAAAGAGCGTCAGCATGCAACTATATGA
- the lptB gene encoding LPS export ABC transporter ATP-binding protein — MGSILSCTNLKKIYNKREVVKSSTIEVRQGEIVGLLGPNGAGKTTTFYMIVGLVKPDAGQVLLDQEEITGLPMYKRARKGIGYLPQEASVFRKLTVEENILAVLEFTSLSKAQRQEKTDKMLEDLNIAHIRKSMGYALSGGERRRTEIARALALDPRFILLDEPFAGVDPIAVEDIQQIVEGLVKRNIGVLITDHNVHETLSITNHAYLLFDGSIFMQGTPEQIAENADARKLYLGEKFTLDRY; from the coding sequence ATGGGTTCGATACTGAGCTGTACAAATCTGAAGAAGATCTACAATAAACGCGAGGTGGTCAAAAGCTCGACCATCGAGGTCAGGCAGGGCGAAATCGTCGGCCTGCTCGGCCCGAACGGCGCGGGCAAGACCACCACGTTCTACATGATCGTGGGACTCGTCAAGCCCGATGCGGGCCAGGTGCTGCTCGACCAGGAGGAGATTACCGGCCTGCCGATGTACAAGCGGGCGCGAAAAGGAATCGGCTACCTGCCGCAGGAGGCGTCGGTGTTCCGGAAGCTCACCGTCGAGGAGAACATCCTCGCCGTGCTCGAATTCACCTCGCTCTCCAAGGCCCAGCGCCAGGAGAAGACCGACAAGATGCTCGAAGACCTGAACATCGCGCATATCCGCAAGAGCATGGGCTACGCGCTCTCGGGCGGCGAGCGGCGGCGCACGGAGATCGCTCGCGCCCTCGCGCTCGATCCACGCTTCATCCTGCTCGACGAGCCGTTCGCGGGCGTCGATCCCATCGCCGTCGAAGACATCCAGCAGATCGTCGAGGGACTCGTCAAGCGCAACATCGGCGTGCTCATCACCGACCACAACGTGCACGAAACGCTCTCCATCACCAACCACGCCTACCTGCTCTTCGACGGCAGCATCTTCATGCAGGGCACGCCCGAACAGATCGCCGAAAATGCCGATGCCCGCAAGCTCTACCTCGGCGAAAAGTTCACGCTCGACCGCTACTGA
- a CDS encoding FKBP-type peptidyl-prolyl cis-trans isomerase: MAQTKKGDKVLVHYTGTYDDGTVFDSSVERGPLEVTIGAGMVIPGFDRALVDMEPGQKKTVNIPVDEAYGQRAEELIAEIKRDQIPADIPLEIGQQLQLSLADGGEAIVMIVDLNDTTVTLDANHPMAGLDLNFELELVEIL; the protein is encoded by the coding sequence ATGGCACAGACAAAAAAAGGAGACAAGGTTCTGGTTCATTATACCGGCACCTACGACGACGGCACGGTTTTCGACAGCTCCGTGGAGCGCGGCCCGCTGGAGGTAACCATCGGCGCCGGCATGGTGATTCCGGGCTTCGACCGGGCGCTGGTCGATATGGAACCGGGCCAGAAGAAAACGGTCAACATTCCCGTGGACGAGGCGTATGGCCAACGAGCCGAAGAACTCATCGCTGAAATCAAGCGCGACCAGATTCCCGCCGACATTCCGCTCGAAATCGGCCAGCAGTTGCAGCTCAGCCTCGCCGACGGCGGCGAAGCGATCGTGATGATCGTCGATCTGAACGACACTACCGTCACCCTCGACGCCAACCACCCGATGGCCGGCCTCGACCTCAACTTCGAACTCGAACTGGTCGAGATCCTCTGA
- a CDS encoding RNA recognition motif domain-containing protein, giving the protein MNIYIGNLNYDITEAELSDAFGEFGTVSKSNVIIDKFTGRSKGFGFVEMPNDAEANEAISKLNESDLKGRKIRVNEAKPREDRPVSRPRY; this is encoded by the coding sequence ATGAACATCTACATCGGCAATCTCAATTACGATATCACTGAAGCAGAACTGAGCGATGCGTTCGGCGAATTCGGAACCGTTTCCAAATCGAACGTCATCATCGACAAGTTCACGGGCCGCTCGAAAGGGTTTGGCTTCGTCGAAATGCCTAACGACGCTGAAGCCAACGAGGCGATCTCCAAACTCAACGAGAGCGACCTGAAAGGCAGAAAAATCAGGGTGAACGAGGCCAAGCCGCGCGAAGATCGCCCGGTATCCCGCCCCAGGTACTGA
- a CDS encoding mechanosensitive ion channel family protein translates to MNAETLIESWIMPVAAAVLAVLLYLFGNALLKRTLDRIRQTIAGSAPVLGMLLMPVRVLFVLIALAGIVYYVRIPGEIKELLSHMLSIGSIAGVSWFALRIFAVIEAVIQQRYRDAGKSNVEARRITTNVSLLRKIVNVLVVILAIAGVLMTFQTVRQIGLSILASAGLAGIVIGFAAQRSLQTLIAGIQIAITQPVRLGDIVVVEKENGRVEEITLTYVVVRLWDERRIIVPITWFIDKPFQNWTRSSLELTGAVMLRVGYHVPVDEVRREFERIVAESPLWDKRVARLEVTDSGDVTMELRALVSAANSADLWTLRCHLREKLISFIHAPQTLENDDEAVELPVE, encoded by the coding sequence ATGAACGCAGAGACTCTGATTGAATCGTGGATCATGCCGGTGGCCGCCGCCGTACTGGCGGTGCTACTCTACCTGTTCGGCAACGCCCTGCTCAAGCGCACGCTCGATCGTATAAGACAAACCATCGCCGGAAGCGCCCCGGTGCTCGGCATGTTGCTCATGCCCGTCAGGGTGCTCTTCGTGCTGATCGCCCTCGCTGGTATCGTCTATTATGTGCGGATACCGGGTGAAATCAAGGAGCTTTTGAGCCACATGCTCTCCATCGGCTCGATTGCTGGCGTATCGTGGTTCGCGCTCAGGATTTTCGCTGTCATCGAAGCGGTGATCCAGCAGCGTTACCGTGACGCCGGAAAAAGCAACGTCGAGGCGCGGCGCATCACCACCAACGTCAGCCTGCTCCGGAAGATCGTCAACGTGCTGGTGGTGATTCTGGCCATCGCCGGAGTGCTGATGACCTTCCAGACCGTGCGTCAGATTGGCCTGAGCATCCTTGCCTCGGCGGGGCTTGCGGGCATCGTGATCGGCTTCGCCGCCCAGCGCAGCCTCCAGACGCTCATCGCGGGCATCCAGATCGCCATCACGCAACCGGTGCGCCTTGGTGACATCGTGGTTGTCGAAAAGGAGAACGGGCGTGTCGAGGAGATCACGCTCACCTACGTCGTTGTGCGTCTCTGGGACGAGCGGCGCATCATTGTGCCGATCACCTGGTTCATCGACAAACCCTTCCAGAACTGGACGCGCAGCTCGCTCGAACTCACCGGCGCGGTGATGCTCCGGGTCGGTTACCATGTGCCGGTCGATGAAGTTCGCCGGGAATTCGAGCGGATTGTCGCCGAGAGTCCGTTGTGGGACAAGCGTGTCGCCCGGCTCGAAGTTACCGATTCGGGCGATGTCACCATGGAGCTCCGCGCACTCGTCAGCGCCGCCAACTCCGCCGACCTCTGGACTCTCCGCTGCCACCTCCGCGAAAAACTGATCTCGTTCATCCACGCCCCGCAAACACTCGAAAACGACGACGAAGCCGTCGAGCTTCCGGTGGAGTGA
- a CDS encoding SDR family NAD(P)-dependent oxidoreductase, which yields MNQLTVCITGSTDGIGLAAAKRFAAAGHRVIVHGRSASRIKEASAEIARVTGAEPLGALEADFTDLDAVYSMGRELVQRFPGLDLLVNNAAVYMPTRTLTPEGYETTFCVNYLAPVLLTSLLRPALIANGGSVLNVSSVDHHSAVFDSANFQGERGYSGYDAYARSKLFNIMFTLDSASDVRSNSLDPGVIATKLLHAGWSLAGDDASVGGEEVFGTVMEIARNGWNGEYFENLRPARYSPIAADVAARRELAELTGEMLRRFGF from the coding sequence ATGAACCAGTTGACTGTCTGCATAACCGGAAGCACTGATGGCATCGGGCTTGCGGCGGCGAAGCGGTTCGCGGCGGCGGGGCATCGGGTGATTGTGCATGGGCGGAGTGCTTCCCGGATCAAAGAGGCGTCGGCGGAGATTGCGCGGGTGACGGGCGCGGAGCCGCTGGGCGCTCTGGAGGCTGATTTCACCGATCTCGACGCGGTGTATTCGATGGGGCGGGAGCTGGTTCAGCGTTTCCCTGGCCTCGATCTGCTCGTCAACAATGCGGCGGTTTACATGCCGACGCGCACGCTCACGCCGGAGGGGTACGAGACCACCTTCTGCGTCAACTACCTCGCGCCGGTGCTGCTGACGAGCCTCCTCAGACCGGCGCTGATCGCCAATGGCGGCTCGGTGCTGAATGTGAGTTCGGTCGATCACCACAGCGCCGTGTTCGATTCTGCCAACTTTCAGGGCGAGCGCGGCTATTCGGGCTACGACGCCTACGCGCGGAGCAAGCTATTCAATATCATGTTCACGCTCGACTCGGCGAGCGACGTGCGCTCGAACTCGCTCGATCCGGGCGTGATTGCCACCAAGCTGCTGCACGCCGGATGGTCGCTTGCCGGTGACGATGCGTCGGTTGGCGGGGAGGAGGTCTTCGGGACGGTGATGGAGATCGCGCGGAACGGCTGGAATGGCGAGTATTTCGAGAACCTCCGCCCGGCCCGCTATTCACCGATCGCCGCAGATGTCGCCGCCCGGCGTGAGCTTGCCGAACTGACCGGCGAGATGTTGCGGCGGTTCGGATTCTGA
- a CDS encoding protoporphyrinogen/coproporphyrinogen oxidase yields the protein MAQKEVIIIGGGISGLSMAFYCSQVGMKTTLIEKESAVGGSFSSPQFSSNGDKFWLEMGAHTCYSSYQNLLGIVEACGIADTIIPRAKVPFTLLKNGKVSSIMSGLNIFELLRHAPSIFSLKKENMSVRSYYSKIVGENNYRNTVSHFFNAVPSQPTDDFPADMMFKSREKRKDVLKNYTFKTGLQGVARAIAAQKGIEVHAGSPAQSLSHSGGRYVVKTADGKEYSGDALVIALPSAPAARLVHDTNPALADHFTKLRYAEVDSVGVVIRKSNVSLKPVAAIISPNDTFFSMVSRDTVPDDNFRGFAFHFRPGLDDNAKFKRIMEVLGISRSKIEHAIDKKNVVPSLRVGHKEWAAKTDQMLGSARNLYMTGNYYGGMAIEDCVSRSREEFDRMQISR from the coding sequence ATGGCGCAAAAAGAGGTAATCATTATCGGCGGCGGCATCAGCGGACTCAGCATGGCATTTTACTGTTCGCAGGTCGGCATGAAAACCACGCTTATCGAAAAGGAGAGCGCCGTCGGCGGTTCGTTCTCCTCGCCGCAATTTTCGAGCAACGGCGACAAGTTCTGGCTGGAGATGGGCGCACACACCTGCTACAGCTCGTACCAGAACCTGCTCGGCATCGTCGAAGCCTGCGGCATTGCCGACACCATTATCCCCCGCGCGAAGGTGCCTTTCACGCTGCTCAAGAACGGAAAGGTATCGTCGATCATGTCCGGTCTCAATATTTTCGAGCTGCTCCGTCACGCGCCGAGCATCTTTTCCCTCAAGAAGGAGAACATGTCGGTGCGCTCCTACTACTCCAAAATCGTTGGCGAAAACAACTACCGCAACACGGTGAGCCACTTTTTCAATGCCGTGCCGTCGCAGCCGACTGACGATTTTCCGGCTGACATGATGTTCAAGAGCCGCGAAAAGCGCAAGGATGTGCTCAAGAACTACACTTTCAAGACTGGCTTGCAGGGCGTGGCCCGCGCCATCGCCGCCCAGAAGGGGATCGAGGTTCACGCCGGTTCGCCCGCGCAGTCGTTGTCGCACTCCGGCGGCAGGTACGTGGTCAAAACCGCTGACGGCAAGGAGTATTCCGGTGACGCGCTCGTCATCGCGCTTCCCTCGGCCCCGGCGGCGCGGCTGGTGCATGACACCAATCCGGCGCTTGCCGACCACTTCACCAAACTCAGGTATGCCGAAGTGGACTCTGTCGGCGTGGTGATCCGGAAAAGCAACGTGTCGCTCAAACCCGTGGCGGCGATCATTTCGCCGAACGACACCTTTTTTTCGATGGTTTCGCGTGACACCGTGCCGGACGACAACTTCCGTGGCTTCGCCTTCCACTTCCGCCCCGGCCTCGACGACAACGCCAAATTCAAGCGGATCATGGAGGTGCTCGGCATCAGCCGCTCGAAGATCGAGCACGCGATCGACAAGAAGAACGTGGTGCCTTCGTTGCGTGTCGGTCACAAGGAGTGGGCCGCCAAAACCGATCAGATGCTCGGCAGCGCGCGCAACCTCTACATGACCGGCAACTACTATGGCGGCATGGCCATCGAGGACTGCGTCAGCCGCTCCCGCGAAGAGTTTGACCGGATGCAGATTTCGCGCTGA
- a CDS encoding gamma carbonic anhydrase family protein, giving the protein MRKVMSYRGMHPEIHESVFLAEGSYVIGDVRIGAHSSVWFNAVVRGDVCPITIGEKTSVQDNVTLHVTHDTGPLKIGSNVTIGHGAVLHACTVEDNVLIGMSATLLDHCVIEPWSIVAAGSLVKQGFRVPTGMLVAGVPAKVIRPITEEERANIAESPENYVRYVAHYREEGYEGR; this is encoded by the coding sequence ATGAGAAAGGTCATGTCGTACCGGGGGATGCACCCGGAGATTCACGAGTCGGTTTTTCTGGCCGAAGGTTCGTACGTCATCGGCGACGTCAGGATCGGGGCGCATTCGAGCGTCTGGTTTAACGCCGTGGTCAGGGGCGATGTGTGCCCGATTACCATCGGCGAGAAGACCAGCGTGCAGGACAACGTCACCCTGCATGTGACGCACGATACCGGCCCGCTGAAGATCGGCAGCAACGTCACCATCGGTCATGGCGCGGTGCTGCACGCCTGCACGGTGGAGGACAACGTACTCATCGGCATGAGCGCCACCTTGCTCGACCACTGCGTCATCGAACCCTGGTCGATCGTGGCCGCCGGGTCGCTTGTCAAACAGGGTTTCCGCGTGCCGACGGGAATGCTGGTCGCCGGAGTTCCGGCCAAAGTGATCCGCCCGATTACCGAGGAGGAGCGGGCCAATATCGCCGAGTCGCCGGAAAACTACGTCCGCTACGTGGCGCATTATCGCGAAGAGGGCTACGAGGGAAGGTAA
- a CDS encoding HD domain-containing protein: MIDEPFLFRSEGGFIRIPIWGHIPLSAPLKKILAHPSFLRLKGIRQLSFAQQVYPGANHTRFEHSIGVYHLMKMILQRMVSNPLALELQSEQLQFDGETCRTLLATCLLHDIGHYPHAHVLEEVTPAGDSSAVFAHHESLTGQFLNEEHHGVPSIAAILHDDWQVDPDTVTEIIAGKTAHRLGKLVSGTLDPDKMDYLMRDAHHCNIPYGSIDIERLIESFVPDPERQRLAITEKGIAPLESLLFAKYMMMRNVYWHHTSRTFAAMLRRLLQEITDDGRLPVAPLRELFYFNSDDRVFYELERMIRHLGLPSAELLDAILERRVYKRAMTIRPYTGPEMAIDPVWFAYSTDHRRRKEKELEICALVGRKTGKRLAGHEVLIDAPASKDVFDYDDFRELRVWPTRSEHRHLVHSTATSDYVRFDDFRESVFRSDFILSFERYTKKFRVLCRPDLVETLSGLEAEVLEILRG, encoded by the coding sequence ATGATCGACGAGCCGTTTCTGTTCCGCTCCGAGGGCGGGTTCATCCGCATTCCCATCTGGGGCCATATCCCGCTGAGCGCGCCGCTCAAGAAAATCCTCGCGCATCCTTCTTTCCTGCGGCTCAAGGGCATCCGCCAGCTCTCGTTCGCCCAGCAGGTCTATCCCGGCGCGAACCACACCCGCTTCGAGCACTCCATCGGCGTCTATCACCTGATGAAAATGATTTTGCAGCGCATGGTGAGCAACCCGCTGGCGCTCGAATTGCAAAGCGAGCAGCTGCAGTTCGACGGCGAGACCTGCCGCACGCTCTTGGCGACCTGCCTGTTGCACGACATCGGCCACTACCCTCACGCCCATGTGCTGGAGGAAGTCACCCCGGCAGGCGACAGCTCTGCGGTGTTCGCGCACCACGAGTCGCTGACTGGCCAGTTCCTGAACGAGGAGCACCACGGCGTTCCGTCGATCGCGGCGATCCTGCACGACGACTGGCAGGTCGATCCCGACACCGTGACGGAGATCATCGCGGGCAAGACGGCGCACCGGCTCGGCAAGCTGGTGAGCGGTACGCTCGATCCCGACAAGATGGACTACCTCATGCGCGACGCGCACCACTGCAACATTCCGTACGGCAGCATCGACATCGAGCGGCTCATCGAATCGTTCGTGCCCGACCCGGAGCGCCAGCGGCTGGCAATCACCGAAAAAGGGATCGCGCCACTCGAAAGCCTGCTCTTCGCCAAGTACATGATGATGCGCAACGTCTACTGGCACCACACCAGCCGCACCTTCGCGGCGATGCTGCGCCGACTCCTGCAGGAGATCACGGACGATGGCCGCCTGCCCGTCGCGCCGCTGCGCGAACTTTTCTACTTCAACTCCGACGACCGCGTGTTCTATGAGCTCGAACGGATGATCCGCCATCTCGGCCTGCCATCGGCAGAGCTGCTCGACGCGATTCTGGAGCGCCGCGTCTACAAGCGGGCGATGACCATTCGCCCCTACACCGGCCCGGAGATGGCAATCGATCCGGTCTGGTTCGCCTACAGCACCGACCACCGCCGTCGCAAGGAGAAGGAGCTGGAAATCTGCGCTCTCGTCGGCAGAAAAACCGGCAAACGGCTCGCTGGCCACGAGGTGCTCATCGACGCGCCCGCATCGAAGGATGTGTTCGACTACGACGACTTCCGCGAACTGCGCGTCTGGCCAACCAGAAGCGAACACCGCCACCTGGTGCACTCGACGGCCACGAGCGACTACGTCCGGTTCGACGATTTCCGCGAATCGGTGTTCCGCTCGGACTTCATCCTCTCCTTCGAGCGCTACACCAAGAAATTCCGTGTGCTCTGCCGCCCCGACCTCGTCGAGACGCTTTCCGGCCTCGAAGCGGAGGTGCTGGAAATTTTGCGGGGGTGA